CGCAAACAGAACCTGGCGAACTATCAGACCTCGGTCGTCCTCAGCTTTCTCGCTACCCTGCCGGGCGAGGAGCAAAAGTCCCGCATCGCCCGTGCACAGGCCTTTCTGACGAAGTTACAGTTCGATGAGGGCGAGAAGATCGAGAAGTCCGGCACCTGGTACGGCGGCGCCGGATACAACGAGACCAAGCGGCCCGACCTTTCCAACACTCAGATGATGCTTCAGGCGCTGCACGACAGCGGCCTGTCCAAGGGCGATCCTGTGTACCAGCGTGCCCTGGTCTTCATTTCGCGCTGCCAGATGAATTCATCAACCAACGATCAGCCGTTCTCAAAGGAGTACAGCGACGGCGGATTCATCTATACGGCCGCTGACGGTGGCGAGTCGAAGGCCGTCGAAAACCCGGGGGAGGTCAAGACATCGCTCCGATCCTACGGCTCCATGACCTACGCCGGGTTCAAGAGCATGTTGTATTGTGGACTGTCCAAAGAGGACCCGCGCGTCAAAGCTGCCTACGACTGGATTCGCCGGCACTACACGCTCGATTCGAACCCCGGCATGCCCGGCAAAGTCTCCAAACAGGGCCTCTACTACTACTACCATGTCTTCGCGAGGGCGCTTTCGGCCTACGGCGAGCCGGTCGTGATTGATTCGAAGAATGAATCGCACAACTGGCGCGTGGATGTCGTCAAGAAGCTCATCTCCCTCCAACGGCCCGACGGTAGCTGGGTGAATGAAGCCGATCGCTGGCTCGAGGGCGACGCCAACTATATTACGGGCCTGACCGTCCTGACCCTTCAAAACGCCATGGAATAAAACTGCGGCCGCGCCTGTTCATACCGGAAGTAACGGGATAAGCCCGGCAGATCTCCGGACCTCACATCCTTGAGTGCTTGACCGGCCGCACTGTTGGGTGCACGCTGTTGGCGTGTTCTTCCTTGGTTGTTCGGTGCCGCTCGTTCGCGGGTAGTGGGAGGAGTATTGCATGGTCGAGGTTGAGTTGATGGGCAGACGGGCCCGATCAGTCATTCGTCGCATTCGTTGCACAGTGACTCAGCGGGCAGTCCTGATGCTGTTGCCATGTTTGACCGTGCTCGGACAGGCGTCGGCGCAGGTAACTGATCCTGAGAAGCTTTACGACTACTATCCGCCCATCGAACCCTTTCGCACCGGGCACTTGAAGGTCGATGACACCCACGAGATCTATTACGAATTAAGCGGAAACCCGCTTGGCCATCCGGCCATGGTGCTCCACGGCGGGCCCGGCGGCGGAAGCTATCCGACCCTTCGCCAATATCACGACCCCAAGAAATACCAGATTATCCTCTTCGACCAGCGCGGCTGCGGTAAGAGCAAGCCGCTCCACAGCCTTGAGGGGAATACCACGCCGAATCTCGTCGAAGACATGGAAAAGCTCCGCGCGGAGCTGAAGATCGAAAAGATGCAGGTCGTCGGCGGCTCGTGGGGCTCCACCCTGGCACTTGCCTACGCGGAAAAGTACCCGTCGCGCGTCGACTCACTCGTACTGCGCGGTCTCTTTCTCGGCACAAAGGCGGAGATCGACCACTTCTATCATGGTGGCGTAGGTGAGTATTTCCCGGAAGTGTACGCCAGACTTCAGGCCGTCATTCCCAAGCCGAAGGAATTGAATTACCCGCAGCAGCTATTGAGCCTGCTCAAATCGGACGACGTAGAGACGAGAAAACTCGCTGCCCGCGCATGGTCCGCCTACGAAACCAAGGTGGGTGCGCTGCTCACGACCGATGAAGAAGTCGAATCCATCCTTAAGCAATTCGATACATATGCGTTCGCCCTGATCGAAAACCACTACATGGCCAACGACTGCTTTCTCGAGGAGGGCGAGCTCCTGAAGAACGCCTCAAGACTCTCCGGCATTCCCTGTGTCATCTGCCACGGTCGTTACGATGTGATCTGCACGCCGAGGGCAGCCTATCAGTTGCACAAAGCACTGTCGGACTCGGTATTGGTGATTGTCGAGGCGGCCGGACACAGCGGCAGCGCCCCGCTCATGAGGTCGGCCATCATTGCGGCGATCAGATCGCTTGAGCCGCGCGTACTGGGGTCCAAGAGTTAGGGCGACACGGACCATCCGCCCTCATCGTGCTGCATGCAAACGAGCAAAGATCAAGGCACCGGGACCGACGAAACGGCGCAGTCGCCGTTCTCGCCACAGCGAAGCGATCGCCGGGTCATGCGCACCCTGTGGATCGTGGTCACCTGTGGCATGTTTGTCATGCTCGTGGGCACGGCGTGGTTTGCGGGGGCGACCTATTGGGACAAGCTCGAGACTGACAGGGCCCTCAAGCTGTCGAAGTTGGAGCGCGAGGCCGAACGGAAGGAGCGCGTTCGGCTGGAGCAGATGGTCAGTGATACCCGGGACGACGCCAACAACTCTGAGGACCTGGCAAAGTTTGCCCTGGGGATCATCTCGGCGAAGGACGGCGCCGCGCCCGTCGATCGCGATCTGCGTCTCAGCGACATGCTGGCCCGCGCCGCGGCCCGGCTGGATGAGGGCGCGTTCACGAACCGTCCGGAGTTGGAGATGCGCCTTCGCCGCCTTGTCGGAGAAGCCTTCGAGTCACTGACGCTCTACAGTGATGCCGAGCCGCATTTTCGCATTGTCCTGGAAATGACCAAGTCCCTCAGGGGTGAACGCAACCCCGCGATGATCGAAAGCGAATGGGCGCTTGCCAGAGTATTGAAAAAGCTCGGAAAGTCCGAGGAGGGCGACGCCCTGGCCGCCGAAGCGCAGACTCTTTACGACGAGTGCATGAGTCAAGTGCCCTGGGGTCGCGTGCCGCGGCTGTACGGCATGGCCCAGCGGCAGGTGGAGGCGGGCTTGTATCTCGCGGCCGCGGGGCAGATTCGCTATGCAATCGCCGTGCTGGATCGCCAGTATGGCCCCGATCACCCGCTGATTTTTCAGGCGATGATCCGCAAGGCCGGCATTTTGAGTGAGGGGGAACAACTTGTCGCGGCCGAGGCGGATTACCGGCAGGCGATCGACCAGCTGCGCCAGCGACTTCCTCCGACACACCCACATATCGCCGATGCCCTGAGCGGTTACGCGAAGATGCTCACGAGAACCGTGCGAACGGATGAGGCGGAGGCCGTGGCCCGCGAGTGCTTGAGCATCCGCGAGGCATCCTTGCCCGAAGGTGATTGGCGCAGAGCCAGCGCCAAGTGTCTGGTAGGCGAGGCCCTTCTTGCTCAGAGGAAATTCGAACAAGCGGAGCCATTGTTGTTAGAGGGCCTGAAGGAACTCGACAGTCAAGACGATACACCGAGTGCCCGACTGGAGGATGTGCGAAACAGTCTGGTCTCTCTCTACGAGGCCTGGGAAAAGCCGGATAAGGCTGATGCTTTTCGATCGAAGCGTAGAGCGAAACCGACGACTTCCGCCCCAGGAATCGAACGCCGGCCTGGTAAGGCCATTGAGTGACACGACTCGCGAGCCTCAATCCCCGCGCATACGCCAAAGTTCCGCTCTAATCCGTTCGCTCGGGTGTTGATATCGCGGATCGATCCGATCCTTCATCGCCGCATCCGGGTCCGGCAGGTACGCCTTGTCCCACTCTAATTGATATCTCGCGGTGAGTTCCTCATCGAGTCTCTGCCAATTCGCGTCATCGCTGAAGCCGGCCGTCCGAATCACCAGCAATCGCTCGGGCGGCTTCGTCGCGAGCCGCGCTATCGTGGATTGCGGCGTAGCCGGCACGTCAGCATCAGCTTTGCCGGGATCACCCCCGTGTTCTCTCCACACGTCCGGCCGAATAAGCGTCGCATCGCCTCGCCGCTCGATGGCATGAAGCGCGAAATAGTATCTCGCGGACGGGTGGGTCATCACCCAGTCGTCCGGCGAAGTCGGACTGCGGGGGTTCTTCGCCGATTCTTCAATGACCAATTTGAAGGGGTCCAGCCATCGCAGGCTCGACCAGTTCATCTCGCGCGTCAGGTTCACGGCGCAGCCGCCCCACGCAAGGGCAAGCGCGATCGTCGCGGTGCGCCGTAGCGATCCCAGCCGTGACTTCGCGCCATCCTTCGATTCGCCAACCAGCAGTGCCGCCGCGAGCACGCAGGCCGGGCCGCTGAATGTCATCACATACTTGTCGATCATCGTCCGCGACAGGACGCCCGCGACGAAGCAACCTCCGACGACCAGCAGCAGCGACGCCACGATTCGCCGACCCGCCACCATCAAGGCTGCGAAACACACGCCGAAGATCGCCATCGGCGCCCAGACCCACCATGCTCCTGGCGATGCGAGATTTCCGGCGGACAGCGCCATGAGCGTGCGACCGGCGGTGCGTGCGCAGCCCTGCCATCCGTCGCCCAGTTGCGGGAACGCCGTCAACTGATGCCAGAACGGCGGCATCCACGGTGCGTACAGCAAGGCGGCCGCAAGAATCCCCGGAATCCAGATTCGCGCATCGCGCTTCTCGCGCACACCGGCGATCCAGCACAGCCCGACGACCACCGGTCCGAAGTAGTTGGCATAGCAGACCGCCGCAGCCGCGACGGCCCAGCCGACGGCCGACCAGATCGTAGGCGTGGCGGACTTGGCGATTCTCGCGGTCAGCCACAGCAGGATCGCCACCGCGCAGAACATCGCGCTGTACCATCGACCGGCGAATCCGAAGAAGAGATGCGCGGGGTGGATCGCCGCGATGACGAGCGTGGCCCGCGCGACGCGTTCACCATGCCAAAAGGCCGCAGCTTCTCTAAGAAATAAAAGGCCCACGAGGAACAGTGCGATCGACAGGCTGCGAAGCCCGACCGGCCCGACCCCGAAGACGCGCACCCACGAGTTCTGCAACAGGTAATAAAGCGGCGGGTCCGGCTCGACACCGTGCCAGAGTGCCGACACCATGTCACCCGCGGGCAGGACGTACCGCCGGCAACTGAAGGCCTCATCGTCAAAGACGGTGAAGTGCCCGGCCGCCCAGAACATCCACACGCCCACGGCGCCGAGGAGAATCAGATGATGTCGGCTTCGCTGCACAGTCGGCGATGATATCACGGCCGCGTGGCATACGAGACGGCCTCGTCAATAAACTCAACCGGCGTGCCCACCCGCACCATCCGGGACAGCCGAACCGCGTCCCAGTTCGCCAGCCGAAAACACCCGTGCGAGCCCGTCTTGCCGATCATCGCCGGTTCCGGCGTGCCGTGAATCCCGTATCCCGGCAGCGAAAGCCCGATCCACGCCAGCCCGACGGGGTTACGCGGGCCGGGGGGGATGCGCAGCTTCTTCTTCACGTCCTTCACCTCCGGCCACATCTTCGGGTCGAAGAGATAGTCCGGGTTCTTGCTCACCGTGACGACTCGCGCCTTGCCGCTGGGGCGCTTGGCCTTGTCCTTGGCGATCGAGCAGTGAAACAGGCCGATCACCTTCGACGACCGGTCGAGCACTTGAATCGTCTTGGCGGCGAGGTCCACCCGCAGCTTCGCGGCGCGCGGCGGCGACTGCGGCGACCAGACGCTGGGGAGCACGACCTGATCGCCCGCCTTCAGCGCATTGAGATTCACCCGCGGATTGAGCCGGGCCAACAGCGGCTGCGTGCAGTGCCCGCGCTCGCCGAGCAGATCGACCAGCGATCGGTAACCGAGTCGTGAGCGCTTCGCCTTGTCCTGCCACTTCACCGGCGGCGGCTGCACCATCTTCACATCGGCGGCGGTGATCTTGTACGCGATCGTCGGCGCGGTCTTGCTGATTCCCAGGGCCGTGGCGGTCTCGTCGTCCTGCTTGCCGGTGACTTTCAGGCCGCGCGCCGTTTGAAACGTCCGAATGGCAACCTCCAGCTTTCGGCCCGCCTGGCCATCAATGATCCCCGCCGAATAGCCCGCGCGGTCCAGGGCCGCCTGCCACGCGACCGTCTCGGTGGGGGGCGCACCGACCCCGCCGGCCCAAAGGCTCACCGTCGAAATCAGGACTAGTCCGGTCGGCATGCCGCTCCTTCCATTTCAGGCGATCGCCCCCGGCCGCCATGAGATTCATCGGCACACCGGCCACGGCCTGTATAATCCCCTGCGATGAGCGACCTCGGATTGAACGTAACCATCCTCGGGTCCGGCACTTCCCACGGGGTGCCGATGATCGCCTGCGACTGCGCCGTCTGCATCTCCACCGACCCGCGAGACAAGCGCACCCGGCCGAGCATCCTCATCCGCTATGACTCGACGAGCCTCCTCGTCGATACCTCGCCGGAACTGCGCCTCCAATGTCTGGCCAACGACATTCGCCGGGCCGACGCCGTGCTCTATACCCATCATCACATTGACCACGTTGCCGGGCTCGACGATCTTCGCCGCTTCAACTGGGTGCAGGATCAGGCGTTGCCCTGCTACGGTCAGGCCGAGACGCTCGAACGCCTGCGCAATATGTTCCCCTATGTCTTCGAGCAGGACGCGGACTACCCCTCGGCCAAGCCGCGCCTTGCCCTGCACGAGATCAACGGGCCCTTCGAGATCGGCGGGCGCACCATCACGCCGATCCCGCTGCTGCATGGGACCCTGCCGGTGCTGGGCTTTCGCGTCGGGAACTTTGCGTATTGCACCGACGTCGGCAAGATTCCCGAATCGTCGTGGCCGCTATTGGAGGGGCTCGACGTGCTGGTGCTCGACGCCCTGCGCAAACGGCCGCATCCAACGCACTTCAATCTGGACCAGGCGGTGGAGCACGCCCAGCGGATCGGCGCGAAGCGGACGTTCTTTACGCACATCGCCCACGAGCTTCCGCACGCGGAGACGAACCGGGAGCTGCCGGCCGGCATGGCCCTGGCCCACGACGGCTTGGTGATCGAGTAGGGGTTTTTACCGCGATTCCTAATCTTAATCCTGCTCCTAATCCTAATCTTCCATTTTTCTCGCATGCGCCCCGCGCTCTCGCCGCTCGTGCGTGAATCCTTTCTCGCACTCCTCCGGCGACACGGAATCGAGTTCGACGAGAATGAAGTCTTCCGGTGATCGTCGTCCGCCCTACCGGGCGGTGGGGAAAAAAAGAAGGGGGTGGTGGTTGGGCTCGTTGACCCGTGGCTAAAGCCACTTGCTACCATCGTGCGCCCTACCGGGCGGAAGGCGAGTTACATCTCTTGAGTTTTGGTCTGTGCGCCCTTGGCGCGGGAAGACGGTCGACGGAAGACAAAGGCATGGGAAGGGATTCCCATCGGGAGGCGTGCGAGAAGGGATTCACGCACGAGCGAGGGCAATCTCGTGGGCTTCCCCACATTAAGTGGACACGTGGCTAAGAGAACTCATGCCGCGGCCTCGTAGTCGGCCGGGCACCGGTAGCCCAGGCTCGAGTGCAGCCGCTGGCGATTGTAAAACACCTCGATCCATTCAAAGATGGCCTTTCGGGCCTCGTCCCGGGTCGCATAGCGCGCGGGGTGGACCAGTTCACCCTTGAGCGTCGCATAGAAGCTCTCCATCACCGCATTGTCGTAGACCTCGCCTTTTCGGCTCATGCTGCAGATCATCCCGTGTGCCGTGAGCATCCGCTGAAAATCGCTGCTGGCGTACTGGCTGCCGCGATCTGAATGATGCATCAATCCCTTCGGCGGGTTCCGCTGTGCAACGGCCATCTGCAGAGCGTCGATCACCAGATCGCGGGTCATCCGTTCATTCATGGACCACCCCACGATCCGCCGCGAGTACAGATCCAGAGTCGTGGCCAGGTACAACCAGCCTTCTCCCGTGGGGATATAGGTCATGTCACTGACCCACACCTGGTTCGGGGCGCTGCGAACGAAGTTGCGGGCCAGCAGGTTCTCGGCCACCGGCAGGGAATGCAACGAATCCGTGGTCGCCGTGGTTTTACGCCGTCGGCGCGCACAGAGCCCGTCTTCCCGCATGATCTTGGCCACCGTGTTCACACTGCAACGCACACCCTGAGCCGCCAGGGCCGCGTGAACCCGCGGGCTGCCATAGGTCTGCCGGCTGGCCGCGTAGGCCTCGTGGATCGCCGGCCGAAAGATTCGGCTGATCTGCGACAACGGAAGATTTCACCATACCCAGGCCGTCTACGAATGGCTGGCGGCCCACGCCGACCAGATCACCATCTACTGGCTGCCGCCGTACTGCCCGAGCCTCAATCTCATCGAACGGTTGTGGGGACATCTGAAACGG
This genomic stretch from Planctomycetia bacterium harbors:
- a CDS encoding terpene cyclase/mutase family protein encodes the protein MTAGFLRRLVLAFIFSSSFVAHAGAFDRPPAEGKLPVELRTRAQQSVDRALAFLRSSQGKDGGWTEQFGPAVTAIIAQAFAADRDHGPDHAVVKRAIENIRRFEQEDGGIYERKQNLANYQTSVVLSFLATLPGEEQKSRIARAQAFLTKLQFDEGEKIEKSGTWYGGAGYNETKRPDLSNTQMMLQALHDSGLSKGDPVYQRALVFISRCQMNSSTNDQPFSKEYSDGGFIYTAADGGESKAVENPGEVKTSLRSYGSMTYAGFKSMLYCGLSKEDPRVKAAYDWIRRHYTLDSNPGMPGKVSKQGLYYYYHVFARALSAYGEPVVIDSKNESHNWRVDVVKKLISLQRPDGSWVNEADRWLEGDANYITGLTVLTLQNAME
- the pip gene encoding prolyl aminopeptidase, coding for MLLPCLTVLGQASAQVTDPEKLYDYYPPIEPFRTGHLKVDDTHEIYYELSGNPLGHPAMVLHGGPGGGSYPTLRQYHDPKKYQIILFDQRGCGKSKPLHSLEGNTTPNLVEDMEKLRAELKIEKMQVVGGSWGSTLALAYAEKYPSRVDSLVLRGLFLGTKAEIDHFYHGGVGEYFPEVYARLQAVIPKPKELNYPQQLLSLLKSDDVETRKLAARAWSAYETKVGALLTTDEEVESILKQFDTYAFALIENHYMANDCFLEEGELLKNASRLSGIPCVICHGRYDVICTPRAAYQLHKALSDSVLVIVEAAGHSGSAPLMRSAIIAAIRSLEPRVLGSKS
- a CDS encoding tetratricopeptide repeat protein, which produces MQTSKDQGTGTDETAQSPFSPQRSDRRVMRTLWIVVTCGMFVMLVGTAWFAGATYWDKLETDRALKLSKLEREAERKERVRLEQMVSDTRDDANNSEDLAKFALGIISAKDGAAPVDRDLRLSDMLARAAARLDEGAFTNRPELEMRLRRLVGEAFESLTLYSDAEPHFRIVLEMTKSLRGERNPAMIESEWALARVLKKLGKSEEGDALAAEAQTLYDECMSQVPWGRVPRLYGMAQRQVEAGLYLAAAGQIRYAIAVLDRQYGPDHPLIFQAMIRKAGILSEGEQLVAAEADYRQAIDQLRQRLPPTHPHIADALSGYAKMLTRTVRTDEAEAVARECLSIREASLPEGDWRRASAKCLVGEALLAQRKFEQAEPLLLEGLKELDSQDDTPSARLEDVRNSLVSLYEAWEKPDKADAFRSKRRAKPTTSAPGIERRPGKAIE
- a CDS encoding murein L,D-transpeptidase; the protein is MPTGLVLISTVSLWAGGVGAPPTETVAWQAALDRAGYSAGIIDGQAGRKLEVAIRTFQTARGLKVTGKQDDETATALGISKTAPTIAYKITAADVKMVQPPPVKWQDKAKRSRLGYRSLVDLLGERGHCTQPLLARLNPRVNLNALKAGDQVVLPSVWSPQSPPRAAKLRVDLAAKTIQVLDRSSKVIGLFHCSIAKDKAKRPSGKARVVTVSKNPDYLFDPKMWPEVKDVKKKLRIPPGPRNPVGLAWIGLSLPGYGIHGTPEPAMIGKTGSHGCFRLANWDAVRLSRMVRVGTPVEFIDEAVSYATRP
- a CDS encoding MBL fold metallo-hydrolase; the protein is MSDLGLNVTILGSGTSHGVPMIACDCAVCISTDPRDKRTRPSILIRYDSTSLLVDTSPELRLQCLANDIRRADAVLYTHHHIDHVAGLDDLRRFNWVQDQALPCYGQAETLERLRNMFPYVFEQDADYPSAKPRLALHEINGPFEIGGRTITPIPLLHGTLPVLGFRVGNFAYCTDVGKIPESSWPLLEGLDVLVLDALRKRPHPTHFNLDQAVEHAQRIGAKRTFFTHIAHELPHAETNRELPAGMALAHDGLVIE
- a CDS encoding IS3 family transposase; translated protein: MSQISRIFRPAIHEAYAASRQTYGSPRVHAALAAQGVRCSVNTVAKIMREDGLCARRRRKTTATTDSLHSLPVAENLLARNFVRSAPNQVWVSDMTYIPTGEGWLYLATTLDLYSRRIVGWSMNERMTRDLVIDALQMAVAQRNPPKGLMHHSDRGSQYASSDFQRMLTAHGMICSMSRKGEVYDNAVMESFYATLKGELVHPARYATRDEARKAIFEWIEVFYNRQRLHSSLGYRCPADYEAAA
- a CDS encoding transposase, yielding MAGRKIRLICDNGRFHHTQAVYEWLAAHADQITIYWLPPYCPSLNLIERLWGHLKRTVIANILFATVDDLIDAFRLGIARVNGHRDKMGFMYDHDEVYKKAA